The following DNA comes from Xyrauchen texanus isolate HMW12.3.18 chromosome 21, RBS_HiC_50CHRs, whole genome shotgun sequence.
cttattttgtgtttcatggaagaaagtcatacatatttggaaTAACAAGAGGGTTAAttctcatttttaggtgaactgtccctttaagctcaGAACTGAGCACTAACAGCCAGACAAAAGTGGAGTCCACAGTAGAAAAGAAAAGCAGGAAAACAAGGGGTATAAATAGACAGCATCTGTAAATGAGGCTTGTCATTCAGAGTGCCTACATAAGCATTTTATACAGGCTTAATAATTACTTAATCCTGGCAGGGACTGTTGCTTTAAACAAGGCTAGGTACATAATTCATGAACTATTACATTATTCTTTATTTCAAATGGTAAAAGGTATTACCATCTGAGATGCTGTCTCATTTTGGGTCACTGATTTGAGGCCATGCACCACTATGCTCTTTTAAGTTAGACAGGAACTGCATGAAAGCCCTGAGTTAGGTAGCAGCAAACTTTTCTTAGAGCGAATGCTTTTTAATACAGTACATCATATACAAGTTATGATGTATTTTTCTttagatttaatatttaaaaggcaATGAAATGGTAAAATCATTGTGCAGTGTCAATTTGGAGCATGCAGTTGAACGCATGTAAAGCAAGAATGTTAATCTTTTAAAATGCACTAGCCGCATATCAACAGAAGTGGCAGCTTTTGTTCAACCTTAATTATCGCCTTTCATCCTGCTGTTGCTggtgttttaaaagtattttccTGATCATCTTTTTCACCACTATCAATTATCTTTttcagaacagcatctcagattgAGAGGATATACCACAAATAGGGTTTCATAAAGACAGAGCATTCTGGGTGATCCGAAGACAAAGGCCATGACAGTCCTGACATGTATTTACAcctacctaaaaaaaaaaaacacatgcagtGACGACATTTTAATCTGGTAAAGTAGCCTAATGCTTTGAACACTTTCAGAAAAACATATATGTTTAAGGTACAAGTCCATCAATAGGGTGGTACCCTTGTTTTGGGTACATATTTTTACCCTTAAggagacaaaaaaaaagataCGTATTTTTACCCGTATGTTCTTCCCAActaggaaaaacaaaacatataaatgtacCATTAAAGGGTACACAATAGGTCCTTAGGGTACAATTATGTACCCAAAACGATGGCAAATTTCCATCAGATTAAGTTGAGAAATCTTGAAATAGTGTACATATAGTGAATTCAGAATAAATGAGAAGTATTTCATTAGAATTAATGAGGAGTATGAACTGTTAAACTTAGTGTAAACAACATTCTTACATTTAGTCAATAAAGTTTGGGAAATGGTAAAGCGACTACATTGGTTTATACTAGGCAAAGTTAAGCAtctttaaataaatttaatttaaaccaattgtttgaatattaattttgcttaattttcttaatttagatttttgagtGTAACTCGTCACTATTTCTTTTACATATTCAAAGTTTTGTTTCAGCTCTTTACCCTCACTAATTAATTGCTGGTGAGGActtcatttttacaaataaaaatatttcacatgATAATATGAGATCATTAATGCTGCATACAGTATTTTATATCAACTACATCCATTTCAGGGGTGGTCCGTGGAATAGGCAATGATGGCAATCATCTCATGACAACTGTGCACCCCTCTACCCCTGTGTTGAACTAAATGTGCCACTAACATCCTTTCAGTACTGATAAATTGTTATAGGGTGACCACACGTCTTCTTTTTCCCGAACGTGTCCTCTTTTTCAGATatgaaaaaaatcttacatattgCCTTGGgtgcaaattattaaattaaacacatggATATTTTTAACTGCTATAAAGCAGTTGCAGTCGACGAAGAAATGAGAAGATAATATACTAAGACAGATGGTCATGCAGTTGAAGCACTCAGGCAAAGCTTATTATTTAATCAATGCAGACTCATTGGAAGTGCAGTCACTTACCAACACCCACTAATTTATGTTACAATACACCATTTACGAATCCTTTCAAATCTCGATGACATTTATGCCTGCCTTAACCCACCTCCTCAAAGAGCTCCAAGCTGTAAGTATTATCATCATCTGCAAAGTAGACAATTCCCGCCTGGCTGCTGTTGGAGTTGAAGGTCTCCCGGAGCCATCTAAGAGCCAGATTCCTCTGCATGGTTCCTCGAGGAATCCGGGGATCTCTCATATCCCCTCGCAGCTTATAGTTCCGTGGGGTCTCCACATTAAGGTGTGTGTAGTTAAGACCCATCTCCTTTAGCAACCTGGTGACTAGAGGGGTTCTTCTCTGAGAGTCCTCCACCAGGATCCAGTGAAGGTTGGGCACATGGAGGAATGTGTTGGCCAATCGCGTTAGCTCGGCCTTCTGAACTGGACGGCTGTATGTAGGAGTGATGATGTGGATGGTGGGCAATACATCAGACCAGGGTGGAGGTCGTGTGTACACATACTCCGTACGGACCACCTCCACTATGTCCTTGTCTTGTGAGCAATATTCCTTTGAGTCGGTGGCTGCACCGATCTCGTGTCTGATCTCTGTCCCGGCATCTGCAGGACAGAGAAAGAGAATTAAGACATTAGCACACCCCAAGGCTGCTCTTTTTTATGTCTGACACATGCCACAAACCTTAAAGGAGTACCTGCTAGCCGTTGTCGGTGGATGGTTAGTCGCTCTGGTATGATTAAGATCTCTTTTACTAGATGGTGACAGACTGGAGAGGGTGAAAGTAGGAACCATGAGA
Coding sequences within:
- the LOC127661438 gene encoding galactosylgalactosylxylosylprotein 3-beta-glucuronosyltransferase 1-like isoform X1, with amino-acid sequence MPKRRDILAIVLIVLPWTLLITVWHQSAIAPLLAIRNVCHHLVKEILIIPERLTIHRQRLADAGTEIRHEIGAATDSKEYCSQDKDIVEVVRTEYVYTRPPPWSDVLPTIHIITPTYSRPVQKAELTRLANTFLHVPNLHWILVEDSQRRTPLVTRLLKEMGLNYTHLNVETPRNYKLRGDMRDPRIPRGTMQRNLALRWLRETFNSNSSQAGIVYFADDDNTYSLELFEEMRSTRKVSVWPVAFVGGLRYESPKVNALGKVYGWKTVFDPHRPFAIDMAGFAINLRLILFKPQAYFKLRGVKGGYQESSLLRELVTLNDLEPKAANCTKILVWHTRTEKPILVNEGKKGFTDPNVEI
- the LOC127661438 gene encoding galactosylgalactosylxylosylprotein 3-beta-glucuronosyltransferase 1-like isoform X2 → MPKRRDILAIVLIVLPWTLLITVWHQSAIAPLLAIRNDAGTEIRHEIGAATDSKEYCSQDKDIVEVVRTEYVYTRPPPWSDVLPTIHIITPTYSRPVQKAELTRLANTFLHVPNLHWILVEDSQRRTPLVTRLLKEMGLNYTHLNVETPRNYKLRGDMRDPRIPRGTMQRNLALRWLRETFNSNSSQAGIVYFADDDNTYSLELFEEMRSTRKVSVWPVAFVGGLRYESPKVNALGKVYGWKTVFDPHRPFAIDMAGFAINLRLILFKPQAYFKLRGVKGGYQESSLLRELVTLNDLEPKAANCTKILVWHTRTEKPILVNEGKKGFTDPNVEI